Part of the Ictalurus furcatus strain D&B chromosome 28, Billie_1.0, whole genome shotgun sequence genome is shown below.
GCTGCCATGAGTGAGCCGGTTTACAGTGTAGTGTTTAAATCGTTgttaaatgaactgaaatgcaaCGTTAGCTATGTTCGCTACGACATATAGCCACAGGACATTGTTCTACTGTCTCTTCGCTCTCTTCTACTCATTCATCTACTAATCAAATATTAGTTTCATAGCCAATGAAACGCAGCTAGTTGGTATTAGCTGACAGTATTAACTATCTTAGTGGAGTGAAGAAAGCTTGTCCGTATGTGtgataaacatatttttaagaTGTCTGAAGTGGTAATTCTTCAGTGGAACTTGTTGGATTGTGTCTTATTTATCTGCATTAAAAAGGTTTGTAAAAATCACTACGTCAAATGTGAAGAAAATGGTGTTCAATTGAAAAGTACAGttaatgtttgttgttgttttttttatagttacaactgtaaaatgttttaggTTTTTACTATATAtgtgttatatttaatatttatacttTTGAGCTCTTTTTTCCTCGAGTGAAAATCGTTAAAAAATTTACTTCACTAGCATCTTACTATAGGAACAACATAATGGCGGtcggtgggtgtgtgtgtgtggttggggcGGGGCGGTTGGGGCGTGTTCGAATTCTGAGCCCGAAACAATGAAAACGCGGCACGGGAGGAGTTCGAACGTGTCAGGCCCCGCCCCTTGGATTTTGTGCTTTTGCAGTCGGATCCTCTTCTCATTTTTCCGCTTCGCAGTTTGTCCTCTCCGGAGCTGCCGTCCTTCCGCTCCCATTTTAAAAGCTGTATTCGGGACAAGATGGCTGCCGCAACGAGTCGTTATTACAGTGAGGGAGGAAGAGCCACTAAAAGGCAAAAAACGGACAGCGACGGGATGACTACGGTATGCGTGTTTTAATAAACGGAGATTCAACTGCGTATCTGGTAtgagacaaaataaaatctGCTTTGTATAACCAGAGAAAGTGAGGCCGCTAAACGAGATGCTAACACGctagctgtttttttggggttttttttgtctaggCGCGTTGCTGCAGCGGATgttcggggaaaaaaaaagttttaatattGAAGAGCTGTgggtgtggggtttttttgtcgTTTGTTTCTATTCTGCAtcctatttttgttttatttatttattgatttatttatttattttcatttgttcgTTGACCGTGTTTGCTTGGGAAGAGATTCCCTCTGCGCTCATTGTTCTTGTAGCCACGTTAGCGAGCTAGCATGTAGAGCTGGATACGTTACAAAACACTACAATATATGCGCGTTTATATAATTAAACGAATATGTTTCTGAGACCAGGAAGCAAAAATTGATGTGAAATATAATATCTGGTTCATTTCCCCGGCTGTTAGAACCTGGACGTTCTCCTCAGTTGTAAATTAAAAGGCCTTATGTGCAGTACTCCTTGTGTAAATGGGTGAAGTGTTTGCCGACGTTACAGTTTATAAAACTAGccattatttttcttcatattgacctctgacctgtgtgtgtgtgtttaggaggtTTATGAGGACCCTCATAAGCCCCTGCCCTCGCTGGTGGTGCACATTAGGGGTCTGGTGGACGGCATTACTGAGTCTGACCTGGTGGAGGCGCTGCGGGAGTTCGGCACCATCAGGTACAACACAGAGAGCGCGTTTCACATGTGGTGTTTATTACATTTGAACAGAACCCCTTGATCATacctgtgtggatgtgtgtgtgtgtgtgtagctatgTGGTGCTGATGCCGAACAAGCGCCAGGCTCTGGTGGAGTACGAGGACATGGGTGGTTCGTGCAACGCGGTGACGTACGCCAACGATAACCAGGTGTACATTGCCGGGCGTCCCTGCTACATCAACTATTCCACCAGTCAGAAGATCTCTCGTCCCGGGGACTCGGGCGACGCCCCCAGCGTCAACAACATACTCCTCTTCACCATCATGAACCCCATCTACCCCATTACCTCGGTAATATACCCCTAAAATAATCAGTGTGCGCGCATGCCTCGGTGAGAGTGTGTCGTTTTAACCGTGTCGCTTGTGGTTCGCAGGATGTTTTGTACACCATTTGTAATAACTGTGGCCCCGTCCAGAGGATCGTGATCTTCAGGAAGAATGGCGTCCAGGCCATGGTGGAATATCCTTCATAAACTCTGATTTGATCAATTTGATACATCACGTGATGCTTAATGCAGAACCCTGAGGTGTAGAGTTTCTAGAATGGGTTATAATCGATCAAACTTGTTGTGTTATGATGTACCGTATGGACAGGCTTTCGTTTACTTTTTTAGTTCGTCACTCTGTTGTAGAAGTGAAAGCACACGCCATGTGAATTCCTTAACTCGGTGCTCACGTTTGATTCGGTCCAAAGCGCTCAAAGGGCAAAAGCGTCCCTCAATGGAGCGGACATCTACTCCGGCTGCTGCACCCTCAAAATCGAATATGCCAAGGTCAGTGATCAGCGCGCACCAACTTTGGGCAAAGTCTCCTAATTGAGTTGTGTCttggtctttttattttttggggcTGGATTTTTGGAATAAGCTTAGTCATAGACagttgtttgttagtttttgttttttccctttcctcTGCAGCCAACTCGACTCAACGTGTTCAAGAACGACCAGGACACTTGGGATTACACCAACCCGACTCTGAGCGGCCAAGGTACAGCACACGCGCACTGTTCCTGGGAATAGTTATGTGGTTAAGCTTCCTGTAGTGACATCACTGTGGAATTCACAAAAGGTCACTTCACAGTGGGGTCACTTCAGctcattttatttcatgcacaaacacacacacgcacacactcagtTCAATCTTTTACAGTACGCACAAGCTGACACACAAGCACTTTAGCCTCTTGTATGTGTTTTCACCACCAATTCGCATGTCACCCGTGTCGTTTCGAAACACACAAGCATGCGTCACACTCGGTAAAGGATCCCTCCCTTCCCTCGCTCACTGTCAGTCACTCCGCATGGCGCTGCACCCAGAGCACACAACATGGTGGAGACTTGTACTATATATTTGATAACTATTGTTTGAAGGAAAAGGTCTTCCTGAAATGCTTCGGAACCAAAGGACCACTTAGTTTTATGCTAATATGAGCACGCTAGCTAACTGGTCCCTTGTTCTTATTTGACAAGTTCTTCTACTTCGAGAGGTTTTCGTAGAATGGTTGTTGTTCGAGCAAATCAAATGCTCAAGTCTAGTGTTTTATGAACCGAAGTAAAGCTCGACCGGGTGGGTACTGGAGCTTAATGCTCTCTCTAGGATAAGATCCAAAATGGAGATTTAAAAGCTGTTTCGTTCGGGTTTTTAGGGAAAACcgctattttttttcttgagtatTTATTGGCTTTGATGGTCTACAGGTGCTGGGCGAAGGGTTTCCGTCATTCAGGTCGCAGAACTGATCATTAGTAGAGCAAGGATGATTGGTTCTTGTTCGTCTGAGGGGCTTCGTCAGTCCTGCGGAACGGTGTGAAAACCCCCCAAATGGTTTCAGTGGAATTTGATCCCCACTGAATCCTGTAGAATTGAATTCGACATGTTTCTTGTCCtcggtggggggaggggggggtggcgcttactgtatatagtatgAGTAGATAAAAGCTTAGTCACCCAGACTATTTAGATGATCTTCACCTTGAATGAAGCTCGTTTGACTTCTGAGGTGTTGCTAGAACTCACCAAGCCCCTTGGATGACTAGTGAACTCCCGTAATCCCGTCTGTTCGATTAGTTGTCCGCGGTTTTGTTTCTTCGTGGCATCATGAGTAGTACGAGTTCTTTCCACAAACAATTGTTAAGGAAACGTAACATTAGTGCCTACCGAACATttcggtctttttttttttggggtctACGCTACAAAACGCACAGGACATTTGTCAAGCGGCATTCATATACTCCAAATGAGCATTCTTCAGAAAACAACACACCGAAACATGCTACTCTTCAAACAAAACACCGTGGAATAATCACATGGAGGCACATCTTCACCGTCAAACATCACATGGAACAGAAACACCTCAAAGACGTCCATGCCAAATTTACACGGAACAGAAACACTCCTCTCCTCGTCAAGACGACTACCCTCTCTGATTTAGCACCATGTCTGGGGGATggtctcatttctttttttggctaATACATTGCAGCCAATCACAGAAGATATATTTTTTCCCTCCCCTTAACACATCACAAGTCAACCAGCAAACATGACATGCAGACACTAAGACAGATTGTAAGAAGAGGTGGGAGGATCATACCTTGTGTTTATTCCCTGTTCGCTGTCTTAATGTCTTGTTTCTTTGGTGTGCgggctacttttttttttttgcactaccGTCGCTCCACATTTTTGAGTTCTGAGCAGACATTGCCATTCCACTTCCAAGATTTCAGCATCACCAGGGTCAGAGCTTTTTGCCATGTCACGCCGAGCTCACATTACCACAACAGCACACAGAGTCCGAGGCTGTCGCCGCACCACACCGAGGTCGTCACAACACGGCAGGACGACACACCACTCCGGGATCATCAGTGCACATTACGTCAGGATCACCGCACTTCTAATGCTACATGCCGAGCAGACACTCCCCACGTCGACAAGTCGAGACCCCGTCATTGCTCACCACACCCAGCGGGCTTTTTCTCTATAGACGCGATGAACTATAGAGCATGTCACGACGTCACACCCTGTAGGTTCAATTCGTCATAGTCACCGCACAGACGTAGTGCACATCGAGCCTCGACATCGTCATGAGAACACATCGAGCATCACAGTATCCCACCGGGACACCACTGCGGCCAACACCACATTTACAGCACATGGAAAGGATCACTGAAGTGTACATGAAGACACGAGCACCGAACATGTAGCTAGAGCCACGTCATCCTTCCTTAAGCccccctctctcaatctctctctctctctctcgctctctctctctctgaggaaTCAGGTCCTTCTCTGTCtatcctctctcctctctctctctctctctctctctctctctctctctctctctcaccttcctcCTCACTCTCTTTGCTAACTCTTTCACCCTGAGAGCGGCGATTCATGTTCTGACTGCTGTTACGCCTTCCGTGTGACACAGGTTCGGATTAGCTTGGCCGCTACAGTGGCGTCTGTCCTCAAAACCGCCGCTGTGCCTGCAGCCCCTCCTTCTGAACGGtaagcactctgtgtgtgtgtgcctgggAAACACTCGAGGCAGCCTCAAAGCACTCGGAAGTCTAAGTAAAGCGCAAAAAGGAAGAACGAAATCCGATGCCTGGGAATCGGACCTTTGGGTTGAAGGAACGGGTTTACGGGCAAGGCGTCGCCCGTTCGCCCGGTTACACGTCGGATTCTCGTGCCactgtaagtaagtaagtactgCCGTCAAAAACACCCTGACTTGCTGATTCGTGCCAGTTGTTTGGCCTTTCAGCCCTGGCAGCTTGCATACAGCATGAGTTGCCCCTTTTTAAACCCATTGCTAGCCATGCTTGGTGTGTCTGCTGAAAGACCTTTTAATGCCTCGAATAAAGACGATTCCCATTCTacacactaaaaaaaacaaggtgCCGTCTTGATTTTCATTAACTCCCTTCTGATGGGCTTTGAGGGaacatgtttgttgttgtttttttgttttttaaaaactttttattaaacatgaacAAATTAGGGCTCAGATTGCATAACGCCATAGCTAACTACTGGAAACGTCTaattgtttttgtgcttttgaatCATAAGTAAATGTTTGCACGCTGTTCCTGATACCCAGTGGACCCGTGGTCCAAGACAGAAGTTCTTCAACTGCAGACTTAAACATTTTTGCCCAGACTTGTAGAGCCGTTGCAGTCCGTCGTTTTCAGGGTGTTAGGCCGAGTATCGCAGGTTAGATTCCCGACGATACCGTGGATTCCGGGTGCCAAGCGAGCAATATCGGTCCTGCTctgtgggtgggagggatggcttACTGTCCGCCAGTCACGGGGGTCGGCGAGCTCGTGTAcgtggaagagggcggatagtgctttcctccgagtgtgttatggtgccctgtgacacagcatgagcagcagttgaAAGAGATGTGGTCGGTTGGTTTCACGTGTCCTGGATTAAAAACACGTGTTGGCCTTCGACCTCCTCAGTTGCTAGGTGGGGGAAATGGCAGTTATGATGATCAACTTTCTGGCGCTCATCCAAGTTAAGGTGTAACCTCTGGATTTAGCAAGATATGCAGCTCATCTCTTCTACTTGGGCTGCAAGCCGTTAGTGGTTATTTCCCAAACACCAGCCGTACACAAACCCGTGTGCTGGGGAAGACTGGACCTGGATCTGTGTCCTATAGGATTAGAGTTTTGAGAAAACATAGTGGACTTAGCTGTCACTATGacaagtgtgtgtaaataaacactTCTGAATGACCTGTTCACCATCTAGCTTTATCACTAACAGTAAAATAGTAAATGAGCGAAAGTGTGTGAACAAGCGCAGTGTGTGCATCGGTGGTGAGGTACAGTAAAGAAATAGTTCTCCTACTTGATTTAGATCTTTTGATCTGCAgaagtgcatttttttctttttttttctgtaaagatgttaattttattttcccTGTGTTGCTTTTTTATGCATGTCTGATGTGTGTATACCTGTGTCTGTACAGATGCTGATTCAGACGGCAATTGGAACAGTTctcaaggtgtgtgtgcgtgagatttataaaaacaaacaaaaaaaaggaaatgtgtaAGGATGGGTAATTAGCTTGAACAATAAACAAACCTGTAAACATGTCTTTACAGCGATAATCTCATTTCAGCATCTTTAACATGGTGTGTATGTAGACGTTGCCCCACCATGTGGTGTTTACAGCTAACGCAGTCGTAGGCTCTCCTGCATGCCAGTCACAACTGCACTCTGCCCCACCCTCTTTAGCCTGTTTTAATCTGATTTGGTTCTCGTGTGCGTCCCCCTCAAGCTGATTggctctggtgtgtgtgtatgtctgtctgttctCTCTGTCAGACCCCACTACAAATCCAAACAAGCGCCAGAGGCAGCCAGCTCTGCTTGGAGACCACCCACCCGAATATGGTTAgtcaccatcactcactcactcacactcttacGGTACTAAGCCCTGCCCACTTTAATGAAGGGAAGCTTTAACGGTGCATCTTCTGCGCATGGCCGAGCTCTGCACACAATCACCCAGGATAATAAACTCAATCAGGATCATCCGATGAGAAATTTACCCTCTGCTACGTTTTTTGTTTGCATGCGTGTATAATCGTTATGGATATGTCTATGATGTGCGGTTTTCTTACAGAGTCAGTTTCGTTTTTCTGGACAAGATTCAGTCGTTAGGCAAAAAGGAGATGTTAGTGTAGCTTGGCTAGCTACAGTTATAAAGAAGGGCCGACTAGCGAAGGGTCATCTGTGTAGCGATGGCGTTTCCTTCATGTTGTACTCTTTCCTGCAGGCGGTCCTCAGAGCGGTTACGGTCACTACGATGAGACGTACggcccccctcccccacactACGAGGGCCGGAGGATGGGACCACCTCTGGGCCGGACCCGTGGCGGCCCTCGTTACGGAGGCCCTCAGTACGGTCACGGCCCTCCGCCCGAATACACCGCTCAGGCCGACTCTCCCGTCATCATGGTTTACGGCCTCGACCCCTTCAAGATCAACGCAGACCGCATTTTCAACATCTTCTGTCTTTATGGCAACGTCGAGAGGGTGAGTTTAAACGTTTAACAGTGGCTCACCGGTCGTAAAAATGATCAGTCCGATGTTCCGAGCTCAAGTCAAGACGCATCGAGTGACTGATGTGCATGCGTACGCAGGTGAAGTTCATGAAGAGTAAGCCCGGTGCTGCCATGGTGGAGATGGGGGACTGTTACGCAGTGGAGCGAGCCATTTCGCATCTCAACCACACCATGCTCTTCGAACAGAAGCTCAACATTTGGTACGTTTCTACTGATCCAGTACACCCCTGTACCCCCTGTGTTCTGTACTGTATACGTTACATGCGGTCTGCTGTGCTGCAGCGTATCGAAGCAGCAGGCCATCATCCCTGGGCAGTCGTATCAGCTAGAGGACGGCAGCACCAGCTTTAAGGATTTCCACGGCAGCAGGAACAACCGCTTCAGCACCGCCGAACAGGCGGCCAAGAACCGCATCCAGAGGCCCAGCAACGTCCTGCATTTCTTTAACGGCCAGCCGGATAGCTCGACCGAGATCTTCGCCCAGGTACGTGATGTAAGCGTGTGGAACAGTTCAACCCTACTTTCTTATTTTTCCCTTTGGGCAGTTTAGATTTTCacagctgctttaaaaaaaattttttataatgttttaatacaGTGTGGCACAAACTGAAATTaaactcctccccctttttttcccttcttctaCAGATCAGTGAAGAGCTCGGCATAAAGCCGCCGAACAGCGTGAAACTTTTCACGGGAAAAAGTAAGTGAGCGCTTGAGTAAAACAGTGTATGATCTGACATGAGACTTTCGTGCACGTCTGCACTGTACTCCTGTACTCCCACCTCACCTGTGCACATCTGGAGGATTAAAGGTGATGACCACTCGATGGCGGGTTTCATGCACCATAATGTTCCACACCGCCAGGATCTGCAGGACAAACACTTATTCATCACATTTTGTCACGAATCGTAGCATTTAGCACGTCTCAGGTGCTGCACAAAAATTCGTCTAGCTTCCTTCTGATCGCAGTAGAAGTCTTTAATGAGTGACGACTTAAGGATCGTGGTTAAATGATGTTTTAGCATGAATCGTTTAATATCAGGGTTGCGGCAGTACGACACGCTGTAGACGTGAGCGTGTATTTCACACACTGAAATAATCCgcagtattcttttttttaacgtaaGTACGgtgggtttctgtgtgttggCGCTGCAGGTGAGAGGAGTGCATCCGGTCTGTTGGAGTGGGAGACGGTCAACGACGCGATGGAAGCGCTCTCTGTAATGAACCACTACCAAATGAAAAACCCCAGTACGTATCCATCCGTGAAGCTCGAGTCGTTGTGTACCGTTCTGatgtttcctgtttttgtcTCGGGGACAGATTTACGAGAAATAATACAaatcactctttttctctcttagCCGGACCGTACCCCTTCACTCTGAAGCTGTGCTTCTCCACAGCCCAGAATGCTAACTGACcccttgatgatgatgatgacctcTGACCCCCTTCACAATGTCCTAAGATGgcgctgtgttttttttgttttttttgtacaaatgtagtgtttatgttcctgtgggtttttttttttattatttttttttatttttgtttaaggTCTTTAATGGCAAATTAAGGAAGATAATTAAAAAGTGATGTTTtcgttctttaaataaaagcgATTAGTAATCCCCGTCTGAAAaaccttgttttatttactcCTGTGCTGCTACTTATTTCTCACTATCCTTTATCACGGCTTGGGTTAGAAACATCTGGATTTCGTCACGGTTACACTGTATCTAGGACAGTGGTACAGCTATGCGCAACTACAACACGACACTTTTATTTAACGCAGAACCAAAATGCTTTCGCTGGACCTTCAGATTcctgaaacatttatttacaataaacctcaaaCGCTATTGTCAGATATTCAGGTGAATTTTCTTTATAAACTGTGTCAGTAATATCACATGACTAAGATTTCGGTTTTATAAAAGGGATATTTTCAGAGTCACGTTCGTTAGCCGTTGTAAAATCCTTGAAGTGACCTGACTGCCTGAAAATAACTTCTCCAGGTTTAAAACCAATGAAACTATTCAACTAAGccattattttgtatatataatatttgtatattatatttcaaCTACAGCCATTTTTATATAATGCGCTAGTCTTTATGTTGCTTAGCATTATGTTGTGAAGTGGGAAACAGTTCACTGTGAATATTAATAATTAGATTAGCCTGTGTATTTTACATccagctctgacagtactgTGActccaaatcacaggtttatattactgtGCTCTTTCTAACACATTATCGTCTCTATAGCAACAGCATCATTAATTGGGGCTTGTAGGACAGATGCTAATAAACTGgtttacaaaaacaaagaaaaacatttataaacattttgttattttaaatttctatggaaggagtctccagtgtcagtcaggacagaggagtgtaAGCCTGCCAGTTTCTCAGACAtgagctgtgttttgttttatgaattTCAACAGAAAAAGGCGGCGGGTGAAGGAATAACCATTtagagctgctataacgtacatGAACATGTTTCAGTCGTTCCACGATATGACTAAACATTTGTTAATAAAGAATTGCAGttgtgggaagaaaaaaaaacatcagagtAGTAAAATAGTAACAAAAAACCACCCCATCACCATTTATTTCTTATACAGGCTAAACACTAAACAAAACCAAATGAAAGAAACTTAATGGATGTGCGGTTAAAACGCTTGATAATACTCAAGCACTTTTCTATAATATATtaagaatatagaatatattctATATTGTATAAGAGTTTAACATGTTCATGTTTGAATAAACACTACTAGACTTCTTGCTCTTCACACACAAAGAACCACGCAACTCCAACACTGGTCAGAAATATCCACCTTGGCaattaatttaaacaaatcattaaaaatggCTTCTCTTACTATGCATTAacggcaaaaaacaaaaaataaaaacactaacctGCAGGTAATGATGCTGGGCGGACCATGTCCATCGCCCCATTAATAAACACACGGTAAAGAAACACTGATGTGTAAAGACTCACTTTATTAAAAAGACCACTGGCATTTTCATAGCAGGAGGGGGGactaaccaaaaaaacaaaaacccaaaaaacaacaaaaacaaccccacaaCACTTCAAGCCTAGCTTTGACCCGATTACGGCTCATTCTCTTTTTCCCCTCCAATCCCCACACTGCTCACCGTCCCGTTCATTACAGACCACACACTCGGGCCTGAGACTAAAAACAATGGCTTGAAACCATTTTAagaatacatattttaaaacgaAAAGGAAACGTGCGGTGTGAAAGAAGAAACAGGCAAAAAGAGACGTAGGCAGGAGAGCAGGGATGTACAGATGTGCAGGTGGATGCAGATGTGtgaaactgagaaaaaaaaaaagaaagaaagaaagaaagaaagaagactgCGATGGAACAGAGGTCATGACGGCATCGGGTGACAGGAAGTTCATCGGTTGACGGAGGTACagcagagagaaggagagggcaGGGCGAggaggagatgaagagggggtCGACGTTCCAAATCAGTCAGCATCAGGTGTTGGGCTCTTTCTCGGGCTGATGGACCTAGAacggctaacacacacacacacacaccatcagcaTAA
Proteins encoded:
- the hnrnpl gene encoding heterogeneous nuclear ribonucleoprotein L isoform X2, with amino-acid sequence MAAATSRYYSEGGRATKRQKTDSDGMTTEVYEDPHKPLPSLVVHIRGLVDGITESDLVEALREFGTISYVVLMPNKRQALVEYEDMGGSCNAVTYANDNQVYIAGRPCYINYSTSQKISRPGDSGDAPSVNNILLFTIMNPIYPITSDVLYTICNNCGPVQRIVIFRKNGVQAMVEFDSVQSAQRAKASLNGADIYSGCCTLKIEYAKPTRLNVFKNDQDTWDYTNPTLSGQDADSDGNWNSSQDPTTNPNKRQRQPALLGDHPPEYGGPQSGYGHYDETYGPPPPHYEGRRMGPPLGRTRGGPRYGGPQYGHGPPPEYTAQADSPVIMVYGLDPFKINADRIFNIFCLYGNVERVKFMKSKPGAAMVEMGDCYAVERAISHLNHTMLFEQKLNICVSKQQAIIPGQSYQLEDGSTSFKDFHGSRNNRFSTAEQAAKNRIQRPSNVLHFFNGQPDSSTEIFAQISEELGIKPPNSVKLFTGKSAAGERSASGLLEWETVNDAMEALSVMNHYQMKNPTGPYPFTLKLCFSTAQNAN
- the hnrnpl gene encoding heterogeneous nuclear ribonucleoprotein L isoform X4, whose amino-acid sequence is MAAATSRYYSEGGRATKRQKTDSDGMTTEVYEDPHKPLPSLVVHIRGLVDGITESDLVEALREFGTISYVVLMPNKRQALVEYEDMGGSCNAVTYANDNQVYIAGRPCYINYSTSQKISRPGDSGDAPSVNNILLFTIMNPIYPITSDVLYTICNNCGPVQRIVIFRKNGVQAMVEFDSVQSAQRAKASLNGADIYSGCCTLKIEYAKPTRLNVFKNDQDTWDYTNPTLSGQDADSDGNWNSSQDPTTNPNKRQRQPALLGDHPPEYGGPQSGYGHYDETYGPPPPHYEGRRMGPPLGRTRGGPRYGGPQYGHGPPPEYTAQADSPVIMVYGLDPFKINADRIFNIFCLYGNVERVKFMKSKPGAAMVEMGDCYAVERAISHLNHTMLFEQKLNICVSKQQAIIPGQSYQLEDGSTSFKDFHGSRNNRFSTAEQAAKNRIQRPSNVLHFFNGQPDSSTEIFAQISEELGIKPPNSVKLFTGKSERSASGLLEWETVNDAMEALSVMNHYQMKNPTGPYPFTLKLCFSTAQNAN
- the hnrnpl gene encoding heterogeneous nuclear ribonucleoprotein L isoform X5; translation: MAAATSRYYSEGGRATKRQKTDSDGMTTEVYEDPHKPLPSLVVHIRGLVDGITESDLVEALREFGTISYVVLMPNKRQALVEYEDMGGSCNAVTYANDNQVYIAGRPCYINYSTSQKISRPGDSGDAPSVNNILLFTIMNPIYPITSDVLYTICNNCGPVQRIVIFRKNGVQAMVEFDSVQSAQRAKASLNGADIYSGCCTLKIEYAKPTRLNVFKNDQDTWDYTNPTLSGQDADSDGNWNSSQGGPQSGYGHYDETYGPPPPHYEGRRMGPPLGRTRGGPRYGGPQYGHGPPPEYTAQADSPVIMVYGLDPFKINADRIFNIFCLYGNVERVKFMKSKPGAAMVEMGDCYAVERAISHLNHTMLFEQKLNICVSKQQAIIPGQSYQLEDGSTSFKDFHGSRNNRFSTAEQAAKNRIQRPSNVLHFFNGQPDSSTEIFAQVRDISEELGIKPPNSVKLFTGKSAAGERSASGLLEWETVNDAMEALSVMNHYQMKNPTGPYPFTLKLCFSTAQNAN
- the hnrnpl gene encoding heterogeneous nuclear ribonucleoprotein L isoform X1, which translates into the protein MAAATSRYYSEGGRATKRQKTDSDGMTTEVYEDPHKPLPSLVVHIRGLVDGITESDLVEALREFGTISYVVLMPNKRQALVEYEDMGGSCNAVTYANDNQVYIAGRPCYINYSTSQKISRPGDSGDAPSVNNILLFTIMNPIYPITSDVLYTICNNCGPVQRIVIFRKNGVQAMVEFDSVQSAQRAKASLNGADIYSGCCTLKIEYAKPTRLNVFKNDQDTWDYTNPTLSGQDADSDGNWNSSQDPTTNPNKRQRQPALLGDHPPEYGGPQSGYGHYDETYGPPPPHYEGRRMGPPLGRTRGGPRYGGPQYGHGPPPEYTAQADSPVIMVYGLDPFKINADRIFNIFCLYGNVERVKFMKSKPGAAMVEMGDCYAVERAISHLNHTMLFEQKLNICVSKQQAIIPGQSYQLEDGSTSFKDFHGSRNNRFSTAEQAAKNRIQRPSNVLHFFNGQPDSSTEIFAQVRDISEELGIKPPNSVKLFTGKSAAGERSASGLLEWETVNDAMEALSVMNHYQMKNPTGPYPFTLKLCFSTAQNAN
- the hnrnpl gene encoding heterogeneous nuclear ribonucleoprotein L isoform X3, whose translation is MAAATSRYYSEGGRATKRQKTDSDGMTTEVYEDPHKPLPSLVVHIRGLVDGITESDLVEALREFGTISYVVLMPNKRQALVEYEDMGGSCNAVTYANDNQVYIAGRPCYINYSTSQKISRPGDSGDAPSVNNILLFTIMNPIYPITSDVLYTICNNCGPVQRIVIFRKNGVQAMVEFDSVQSAQRAKASLNGADIYSGCCTLKIEYAKPTRLNVFKNDQDTWDYTNPTLSGQDADSDGNWNSSQDPTTNPNKRQRQPALLGDHPPEYGGPQSGYGHYDETYGPPPPHYEGRRMGPPLGRTRGGPRYGGPQYGHGPPPEYTAQADSPVIMVYGLDPFKINADRIFNIFCLYGNVERVKFMKSKPGAAMVEMGDCYAVERAISHLNHTMLFEQKLNICVSKQQAIIPGQSYQLEDGSTSFKDFHGSRNNRFSTAEQAAKNRIQRPSNVLHFFNGQPDSSTEIFAQVRDISEELGIKPPNSVKLFTGKSERSASGLLEWETVNDAMEALSVMNHYQMKNPTGPYPFTLKLCFSTAQNAN